The genomic stretch CTATTCTCCCTTTTGCTACTGTTCTTCTAACCTCTGGAAATGTAATTTTCCCCTCACTCTATGAAATAAAAACCCCTCAGTATGTCCAACGAGATCCGGCTCAGGCAACCCGAATCTTCGCAGCTAAAGACAATGGGGATGACCTCACCTGCTGACAGAACTCTTTCACAGAGCGGCCGCCTTCGATGaaatgctggaaaaaggtgtGCTCACGCTGCAGGAACCCGGAGGTGAGGAGCCGCAGGTAAACCACCACGTAATCCGACACGCTCTGGTCATTGAACGAGGCCAGCAAATCCACCAAAGATGGCTGCTTCTCACACAGATCAATCAGGTCCATGAACTGTGCAGGGAGTGAGGGGACAGGAAGAGAGCTCAGTGCCTGCATTCTTCTAAACAGATCAGCCTATTTTAAGTAACCCCCACACTTTCTGgggaaagagggaaaaaaaaaaaaaggagtaccaatttgtacctttgcttgtcactggggctgtaccctcaagggtctgccaattgtaccctagctgtaggtaattgtaccttttaaggtacagagatggactatgaggaacattttttactctattgggggtacattaatgtttgtaccttggggagtccatttctgtaccttaaaagtaCCGAATTGTAAGGTACAGctccagtgacaagcaaaggtacaaattggcaCCTTTTTTCtgagtgcaccccccccccacgcatgCAGAGTCCACGAGCAAAGCTTTTGTAGAGTAGCCTAAGTATGACACAATTCACATTCTATTCAAAAGTTTAAATCATATAGTTACAATGGGTTTATTTTGTACATCCCATTCCTTAGGGGATGTTCCTAAAACGAGTCCCTTCAGATGGAAGACTAAAGACCGTTTTCCCAATAAATTAGGTCTGTAGGTTCTTGTAAATTCTCAATTGTTTGGCTTTGCTCTGAACGTAAGAATGTTTACAATAAAAAGAATCACAAAAAGAAACACCAGCGTGGATCAGAACTTTACGCTACCAGGAGACGACTCACTGTGTTGTGGAAATCCTCGATGGTAAACTCCGTGAACCCTTGATTCACCAGGTCCAGTTTGCTCTTTGCTGCTACAGCCTTGAACCTAAGAAGTGGAAAGCATGAGAAGGTCACAAGCAGAGCCGGCAAATGCTTGGATTTACAGAAACATAAGTATCTCTATTACAGCCATCACACCCAAGCATAAATACGTTTTATTTTTCCAAAGAATTTATTTTTCACCTTAAGGAACTTTCAGTTTTACATGTTTACAAAAGGTAGAACAACAAAACTTTCAAATAAAACACCATCATCCTATCAGCCCAAAATAAACTCATATTTATTTACCCAAGGAAAACAGAATTTCTTTGATGATCTACTATGTCAGAAATTTGACGCTGTTCTacactcagaaaaaagggtaaaactTTGCTTGTCACTAGGGCTGCATCCTTGTAATTGTACATATTAAAAAGGtatagaaatggactctgaggaacatcccaaaggtacaaacagcattaatgtaccatcaatggtacagaaatgttcatcGGAGTCCagttctgtaccttaaaaggtacaattacctacaacttagggtacaattggcagacccttgagggtacagtgCCAGTGaaaagcaaaggtacaaatttttacccaATTTTCTGAGAGTGTAGGACAAGTGGTGCAATGCAGATAATTGTTAATTTAAGGGTACAGAGGGCTgaagcataaaaaaaaaaccattggAATGCTGGGAGATGCAGTCAATGACATCACCTCTGCAGCTCCTTGCTGTCATCCAGAAGCGACTCCAAATGCGAGAAGCCGAAGGCTCTGTAGAAACAGTTCCCATCTGGCCGCGTTTTCCGGATATACGAGTACTTTTTGTGCAGATCCTGTGGGATAAATTAACCCAGGGAGGCTAGGGGttataaacatttttgtttttccccgTAAAATCCGCTCGTGTAAATGGGGCCGTCCTCACCTTTATCTTCAGCTGATACACAGTATCATCCTCGGCATACTCCCTCTTCAGAACAGAGAGGTCCTGTCTGTCTGACACTAAAGGGATGCTGGTGGCTATCTGGAAAAAAGACATTACATGCTTAGTGTAACTTTTGGATCCCAAACATTAAATCAGGCTCATCCAGGCTTTCACGTCAAACTGCCGCCACCAAATACATTCCAGCTTGATTGCAGAACTGCTGCCTCTGGGAAATTATCACGGAGATCTGCTGATCTTCCCAGAGCAGCCAACAGCGAACCcagcagcacaaacacagcaggGCTTAAGAGCCTATTCAGCTGCACGTGCTGCCTCTTGTTTACCAGAAAGGAAGTTGAAAAAATTTTCCAGGCAGGCCTGTCTCTCTCCACTCTAAACAAGCAGCTTAATTTACATAACTGCTCATTCTgaagaactgggggggggggggggggggggtgccacagGGAGCAGCAGAATAGTCTCACTCTGCTGAATGCCCCTGAAAGGAGAAAAAAGGATCGCTGGGCTGACCCGCATGCAATGCTGCAGCTCTGTTTTAATCTGCGCATGCAGGCAGCTGTGGTGAATGTTAATGACGATGGCAAAGCCATGCAACTGTAGTAGCTTCATGCAGAGGCCGCAGCAGCGCTCAGAATAAACCACATTTTCCTGCTGCTAACAGCTCTCTTAGACTGACATGCCACCTCATGCAGGAACACTCTGGatattaaaaacattgctaTTTAAACATTTAGACACCTATTATAATCACTTGCATTGATTTTGCGCCGCTTTCCGGGTAGAAAAACCTAACGTGCATCGAAAATGTGATGCTTTAAAACACGCTAGCCAACATGTGCCTAAAATCTGACATGTTTTAATGGGCAATTGTGTGCCATCCAAGTGCATTCAAGTGCAGTTTGTTTGCCAAGGAACATTCCACAGCAGCAGTGGTAGCCAAACATACGAAGCAGGCTGATTTAGGACTAACCTGCCCAAGCCTGGTAAACACATAAGGACAGCATTCggagcttaaaaaaaaatctgacaggGCAACTTGTATAGATTGGTTTTTACACTGGAACTGAAATCCTACTATTTAAAaggcctttggaaatgcaagcTGTGTGAGAGTTAACCTCGAACTTCCTTAGAATTCCAATGACTAAGAGCATTAATCAACAtcccttaaaaaaataaaagccttATCGTAATTCAATATATGCATTTCAGGGTGAGCAGCATGATTTCTGAAGTAAGACCAGCAACAACAGACAGCATTTGTCAAAAAGACAACAGAGAGAAACAGGCCTCAGGAGGAGACAGAAAGGACAAAAAATCCCAAAGGCTATGCAAATCCGGTGGCCCTGTAGATGGCAGTGTACTGCACAAACAGAATTCAAAGTCTTGACCTTCATATGTTTTGCTGGAAAATCTGAATTTCAAATAGTTTTGTGTAAAATGACTGAAGAATTAAGACATTTTAGGGGAGGGAGACATCATGAAAGTAAATAACTGAATATAATAATCACATAAAATGTTACATCCCAAGACTTCCCCAGTTTTTCTTCAGAGGCTCTCCAAAGCCTTCAGCCAGAGATCACAGCAGGAATGCACCATGCCGACTTTAAACTTGCCACCTGGGAAAACCAAGCACTCTTACCTCCTGCTGGATTCGGTCCTGCTGAGCCATTATGGCCTCATCGTACGCAAGGCAGTTCACCCCTGTTAAAATAGAGAATGCTCACTGCAATCAGAGCACTAATGAGGATGTAATGCAGATATCAAACTGTGATGTTTGGGCCCTTAAATTAACAGCAGCGTTTCCCAGGCTGGCCCTCGgtgaccctcagacagtccatgtttttgctccctcctggctccctgccagacagtccacatttttgctgggacagaggaaaaatgtggactgtctggggggggggggggggggggggtgtccccaaAGACCAggtgggaaacactgctttacaaGGCTAATGCAAGACTGATGATAAAAAAAGTTTGTAATTTATACGAATCATTAAGGGTATTCAAGAGCAATAAATTCAATGCAACGAATATCATAATACTGACTTAAAACAAAGAAACCAAAAGTCAGATAACTGGCCAATTCTTGTGACGACTCTTACACACTGTTGTTCTAGACTGACACATGTAAGAAGTGTACGTTGAGTGACGTTTCAGAATTTACACAaaggaaaaaattaaataaacccGGGTATCACCACCGCGTGTGGACATTTCGCTGACTTGTGGGGGGTAGACGTACCAAATATGACTGAGAATATAGATAAAGAAATGGAGTTATTGCAAAGAGAAGAAAATGAGATAACGTAAGTGACCTAGTTTAATCAGTACGCACTTATGAGAGGAAAACTGCCAGACTACTTTTGATCAGGCTGACTGAAAGTGGGGTCTTAGTAAACAGCTCCAGGTTATCATGTCCATCTCCCCTAACTCATATGTAACCATTTTGCTAGCTAGGTAGCGATGCTGACAAGAAATATTTCTTCAATGGCTACGCAAATTGCTTTTTGGCTTTGTAAACAAACATTCGAGGGATAGAGATGCGCCTCGTGGGTATTTATAACAACACGGCTTCAAGATATGTCGGGAGGAAACAGACGTGTGATATTTCCCAAGTCGAAACTCTGTCTCCTTCTTTGTGTAGCTGAGTGCGCCTCGTTACCCTAGCCTCCCTCCATCTTTCCCGTTTCCCCCCCAAAACGTTCAATGTAAATAACAGTCTAGCCACAGCATGATTCTTCTTCAAAATATCTGGACCTGGACCGTAGAAGTCGAGAACTGGCGTGTCAGCACACCGCACCGACCGAGGCCTCGAACTGTCAAACAAGTTTGCTTTCGGACTCACCTTCCATCTCTGCCTGTGTTGTttcctgctgctcctccgccATCT from Paramormyrops kingsleyae isolate MSU_618 chromosome 10, PKINGS_0.4, whole genome shotgun sequence encodes the following:
- the otub1b gene encoding ubiquitin thioesterase OTUB1b; translated protein: MAEEQQETTQAEMEGVNCLAYDEAIMAQQDRIQQEIATSIPLVSDRQDLSVLKREYAEDDTVYQLKIKDLHKKYSYIRKTRPDGNCFYRAFGFSHLESLLDDSKELQRFKAVAAKSKLDLVNQGFTEFTIEDFHNTFMDLIDLCEKQPSLVDLLASFNDQSVSDYVVVYLRLLTSGFLQREHTFFQHFIEGGRSVKEFCQQEVEPMSKESDHIHIIALAQALNVSILVEYMDRGEGGTVNHHVFPEGSEPRIFLLYRPGHYDILYK